The following coding sequences lie in one Dermacentor albipictus isolate Rhodes 1998 colony unplaced genomic scaffold, USDA_Dalb.pri_finalv2 scaffold_62, whole genome shotgun sequence genomic window:
- the LOC135909825 gene encoding uncharacterized protein has protein sequence MSSKWRKCRVVRKEYDNILNELGLARLVSGPSSVSLSNDRAASTTFTDSARVAPLSPPKLGSSRQSGNSISTDDGGEPPLKLLKEQSGSEALVNSVCGQGVHSVEEFQSEIVDMSSREHSDSDSSSSDTQISSKSWDESDDLVASDSCTGPDEETTLTCSAAMSCVSPEQMTASEEFAVIASKHNMTHACINDVLDFCRRRGFSDLPKDARTVLRTERKAQVEQNRSFVHFGLAAGIRQVLPPGQVVPSELKLQGNIDGVPLYRSSQLAFWPILCRITNVEASPPFVVSVYCGAGKPPSLQDYLEPFVREVSELASEGLSIGDVRVQVSIEAMVCDAPARSYVKCIVGHTGYYACERCNQKGRHIENRVTFPKLHAPTRTNASFRSQENKRHHSGFSPFLSLDVDMIAFFPSEYMHLVCLGVMRRLLKNSVCQGHSNRLSRLYRCQLNESLREASKAFPTYFQRKPRGTEELDRWKATEFRTFLLYVGPVVLKPLLPPSHYKHFLMFHVAIRILASPQYYCEYNDFAKDVLRYFVQEFSELYGRNQLVYNVHSLIHLADQCRDHGPLDQLSAFPFESYLGRMKKLLRSSNKPLSQLSRRISELRHSTKNQVEQKLQHVKPGDCFLIDSAPVVVLEIMGDHFKGGILPNARDFFKLPLKSSQLNIWRCNTLSNRSKVWPLDDLWNTAQCLRLNYKQGHVVVPLLHFH, from the coding sequence ATGTCTTCTAAGTGGAGAAAATGTAGAGTCGTAAGAAAGGAATACGACAATATACTGAATGAACTAGGACTCGCGCGGCTTGTTTCTGGGCCTTCATCGGTTTCCCTGTCCAACGACAGAGCTGCAAGCACCACCTTTACGGACAGTGCTCGCGTAGCGCCACTTTCGCCTCCGAAGCTCGGAAGCAGCAGGCAATCGGGAAATTCAATTTCGACGGACGACGGGGGTGAGCCTCCACTCAAACTGTTGAAAGAGCAGTCGGGAAGCGAAGCCTTAGTCAACAGCGTCTGCGGACAAGGTGTACATTCTGTTGAAGAATTCCAATCAGAAATTGTGGATATGTCTTCACGTGAGCACAGCGACTCTGATAGTAGCTCAAGTGACACTCAAATCTCAAGCAAATCTTGGGATGAGTCTGATGACCTTGTTGCTTCAGACAGCTGCACGGGGCCAGATGAGGAAACAACGCTCACTTGTAGCGCAGCGATGTCTTGTGTATCTCCTGAACAAATGACAGCAAGTGAAGAGTTTGCTGTCATTGCTTCCAAACATAATATGACTCATGCATGCATTAACGATGTCCTCGATTTCTGCCGTCGAAGAGGCTTCTCTGACCTTCCCAAGGATGCTAGGACAGTTTTGAGAACTGAGCGCAAAGCTCAGGTGGAGCAAAATAGGTCTTTTGTGCACTTTGGCCTTGCAGCAGGAATTCGTCAAGTGTTGCCGCCGGGGCAAGTAGTTCCAAGTGAACTGAAGCTACAGGGCAACATCGATGGAGTCCCTCTTTACAGAAGTAGCCAGCTTGCCTTTTGGCCCATTTTGTGCCGCATTACAAATGTGGAGGCATCACCACCATTTGTTGTAAGTGTTTATTGTGGTGCAGGGAAGCCACCATCTCTGCAGGATTATCTAGAGCCATTTGTGCGAGAGGTCTCGGAGCTTGCGTCTGAAGGGTTAAGCATAGGAGATGTTCGAGTACAGGTGAGCATTGAAGCCATGGTGTGCGATGCTCCAGCAAGGAGCTACGTGAAATGTATTGTTGGCCACACTGGTTATTATGCGTGTGAGCGATGCAACCAAAAAGGGCGGCACATTGAAAACAGGGTCACATTTCCCAAACTGCACGCACCAACACGAACGAATGCATCATTTCGATCTCAAGAGAACAAGCGCCACCATTCTGGTTTTTCACCATTCCTATCGCTTGATGTCGACATGATTGCATTTTTCCCATCTGAATACATGCACCTCGTTTGCCTGGGAGTCATGCGACGACTCTTAAAGAATTCGGTATGCCAAGGCCACAGTAATAGATTGAGCAGACTGTATCGTTGCCAACTAAATGAAAGCCTGCGAGAGGCTTCCAAAGCATTTCCAACATATTTCCAGCGAAAGCCAAGGGGTACAGAAGAACTTGATCGTTGGAAGGCAACAGAGTTTCGGACGTTCCTCCTTTATGTTGGGCCTGTTGTCCTAAAGCCTCTTCTGCCTCCATCACACTACAAACATTTTCTAATGTTTCATGTAGCTATCAGAATTTTAGCATCACCTCAGTACTACTGCGAATACAATGATTTTGCCAAAGATGTGCTGAGGTACTTTGTTCAAGAGTTCAGTGAGCTATACGGAAGAAACCAGCTTGTGTACAATGTGCACTCACTAATTCATCTTGCTGACCAGTGCCGGGACCATGGCCCATTGGATCAGCTTAGTGCATTCCCTTTTGAAAGCTACCTTGGACGAATGAAGAAGTTGCTGCGATCCTCCAACAAGCCACTTTCACAGCTAAGTAGAAGAATCTCTGAACTGAGGCACTCGACCAAGAACCAAGTCGAGCAGAAACTGCAACATGTGAAGCCTGGAGACTGCTTCCTGATTGACAGTGCTCCTGTGGTTGTTCTGGAAATAATGGGAGACCACTTCAAGGGAGGGATTTTACCAAATGCCAGGGACTTTTTCAAACTTCCACTCAAGTCGTCTCAGTTGAATATTTGGCGCTGCAACACCTTAAGTAATAGAAGTAAGGTCTGGCCTCTTGATGACCTCTGGAATACTGCTCAGTGCCTGAGGCTTAACTACAAGCAAGGACATGTTGTTGTTCCTCTTTTGCACTTTCACTGA